The proteins below come from a single Malus sylvestris chromosome 3, drMalSylv7.2, whole genome shotgun sequence genomic window:
- the LOC126616403 gene encoding NAC transcription factor 56-like produces MECTDSSAGSQQQQHQQPPPPQPNLPPGFRFHPTDEELVVHYLKKKATSAPLPVAIIAEVDLYKFDPWELPAKATFGEQEWYFFSPRDRKYPNGARPNRAATSGYWKATGTDKPVLTSGDTQKVGVKKALVFYGGKPPKGIKTNWIMHEYRLADNKPNNKPPGCDLGNKKNSLRLDDWVLCRIYKKNNTHRPMDHEREDSMEDIMGPLMPPSISHVGHHQNMKLHFPKSNSSYGPPFMENDQIFFDGIMSSTDGSASTHQLQLKRPIVPSWYWNNQEDDQTAADPSSSKRIQLHQLDNGTNSNGAGINGGSTNNNSSSIANLLSQLPQTPPLHQHAVLGSLGDGIFRTPYQLPGMNWYSESNLG; encoded by the exons ATGGAGTGCACCGACTCGTCCGCGGGCTCACAACAGCAACAGCACCAGCAGCCGCCACCTCCGCAGCCAAACCTGCCGCCCGGGTTCCGCTTCCACCCGACGGACGAAGAGCTAGTCGTCCACTATCTCAAGAAAAAGGCCACCTCCGCTCCCCTCCCGGTTGCTATCATCGCTGAAGTCGACCTTTACAAGTTCGACCCCTGGGAGCTCCCAG CTAAGGCTACGTTTGGAGAGCAAGAGTGGTATTTTTTCAGTCCTAGGGACCGGAAGTACCCGAACGGAGCGAGACCCAATAGGGCAGCGACTTCCGGGTATTGGAAAGCGACGGGGACTGATAAGCCGGTGCTGACTTCCGGCGATACTCAGAAAGTTGGTGTGAAAAAAGCACTTGTGTTCTATGGAGGAAAACCCCCAAAAGGAATTAAAACCAATTGGATTATGCACGAGTACAGGCTTGCTGATAACAAGCCCAACAACAAGCCACCTGGGTGTGACTTGGGCAACAAGAAGAACTCCTTGAGG CTTGATGATTGGGTGCTGTGTAGAATTTACAAGAAGAACAACACGCATAGGCCGATGGATCATGAGAGGGAGGATTCCATGGAGGACATAATGGGACCATTGATGCCACCATCCATAAGTCATGTGGGCCACCATCAGAATATGAAGCTGCACTTTCCAAAATCTAATTCGAGTTATGGACCGCCTTTCATGGAAAATGACCAAATATTTTTTGATGGGATAATGAGCAGCACCGACGGATCAGCTTCTACTCATCAGCTGCAACTAAAACGGCCAATAGTTCCATCTTGGTACTGGAATAATCAGGAAGATGATCAGACGGCTGCTGATCCTTCATCAAGCAAGAGAATACAACTGCACCAATTGGACAATGGTACTAATTCTAATGGTGCTGGGATTAATGGTGGTTCTACAAATAACAATTCTAGTTCTATTGCCAATCTACTTTCCCAGCTTCCACAGACGCCACCATTGCACCAACATGCAGTTCTGGGGTCACTTGGCGACGGTATATTCCGGACGCCATATCAACTGCCTGGAATGAATTGGTATTCTGAGTCCAATTTGGGATAA
- the LOC126617374 gene encoding uncharacterized protein LOC126617374, translating into MKMNSERNRAKVRASPVSGALCGRSTVISEKWSLYLHRHPDAVLDEQGGHINFFSNDSTQSCLGAYAPINFTRDTQKKYFDSIGRGRVKKLGQKGRVQESRMRLGTWNIGTLKAKSMEVVEVMVRRRINIMCLQETKWVGLKAKDLENSGFKLWYSGTNRTRNGVGIIVDKTLTQDVVDVKRVGDRIMAIKIVIGQELINVISAYAPQVGLDMSSKEKFWEDLGDLVQGIAQTEKLFIGGDLNGHVGRETDNYGGWGSYLGFCNGI; encoded by the exons atgaaaatgaattcagaacGAAATCGTGCTAAAgttagggcgtcacccgtaagtggcgcgctgtgtggccggagcacagtgataagtgagaaatggtcgctgtatctccataggcatccggatgcagtgttagatgagcaagggggccatataaacttcttttcgaacgactccactcaaagttgtttgggagcatatgcacctatcaactttacacgggacacacaaaagaagtactttgattccattggacgggggagggtgaagaagctaggacagaagggtagagttcaggagagtagaatgcgtttaggaacgtggaatataggaaccttaaaggcaaaatctatggaagtagtggaagttatggtgaggagaaggataaatattatgtgcctacaagaaactaagtgggttggtcttaaggcaaaggatctagaaaactcagggtttaaactttggtactcgggcacaaatagaacgagaaacggtgttggcatcatcgtggacaagaccttgacacaagatgttgtagatgtcaagagggtaggagatagaatcatggcaatcaagattgtaataggacaagaacttatcaatgtgattagtgcgtacgcacctcaagtagggttggatatgagttcgaaggagaaattttgggaagaccttggagacttggtgcaaggaattgctcagacggagaagttatttataggaggagatttaaatggacacgtgggcagggagacagacaactatggag gatggggaagctatcttggattttgcaatggcatatga